AAGGAGCAAATAGCATTCGTGGTGAGATCCTAGGAGGCGACGTTGATACCACGCTGATCGAGCGTTGTGTAAAGCTCGTACTGGACAGGTTTGATTATGATGGTGGTGCTCGTGTAAGGACGAGCAGCGAAATCCCCATTGCAAGAGGTTTAAAGAGTAGTAGCGCTGCCGCCAACGCCACAGTCCTAGCAACGCTGGATGCCTTGGGCGAAAAAATGGAGCCTTTAGAAACGATACGCCTAGGAGTTCAGGCCGCTTTTGATGCGGGAGTGACGATAACAGGCGCTTTTGACGATGCTGCAGCCTCATACCTTGGCGGCATAGTTGCCACAGATAACAGGGAGCAACTATTGGTAAAAAGGGTCGAGAGAGAGTCGGAGGTGCTGGTCTTCGTGCCAGAATCTCAGGCTTTCACTGCAGAAACCAACGTAGTTAGGTCAAGACTGATCGGCCCTTGGGTGGACATCGCATATGACCTGGCTTTGGGGGAGGAGTTTGAAAAGGCGATGACGCTAAACGGCTTTCTGTATTGCTCTGCGCTTGGCTTTGACCCTGAGCCGATGCTGTGCGCATTGGAAGCGGGAGCAACTGGAGTGAGCCTGTCTGGCACAGGACCAGCATTCACCGCCATAGTTTGTATAGATGATGTCGATGATGTTATCAAAGCATGGAAGCGTTTAAAAGGAAAAACCATAAGGACTGAGATCGATAATACTGGTGCGAGGGTGGAATCATGCTAAGGGATGTTAGGGAAGAAATCCAGAAAATTGATGACCAAATCATCGAGCTCATAGCTCATCGAACTGGTCTGGCAGAGAAGATATTGGACGCAAAGAAAAAGGAGAATGTGGAAATCGATGACGAGGAGCAGAACAAGGTGGTGCTAAAACGGGCGGTGGAAGCGGCGACAGAACATGGTATGGACGTGGGCGCAGTGAAGCGAATCTACGAGATCCTCATAAAGATGAGCATAGAGCGCCAGCGTGAGTTGAGCGGAAGAGGAAAGTTACAGCCATCATAGCCGTTCGAAAGACAACAAAGGGATAGGTAAAATAAGGATATAATCGTAAGAACTAATCACGATTTGGGAATTACAAATTACCTTTAAATTTCTTTTCTGCCTATTTGTATTACATTACTCCAACCTAATCGCAGGAATCCAGTCGTTGTAAGTGACACCGTTTACATCGGTGAACTGTGTGCAGGTGATTGTCCCTCCTGTCACTTCCGTGCTGGTTGCATGTATTATCTGCGGATAGGAGCCTGTTTTTATGGTGTAATTGTAGGTTTCGCCTGCCCTTAATATGAAAGATTCGCCAAAGGTTATGTTGTGATAATCTCCGCTGTAACCAGTCCAAGTTGCAGTCGTATTCCATGTCGAATTCCATATTTTAACGTATTCTGCATGTCCACCGGTTCCAGCACATGGGTATGTGTACATGTAAGAGACATTGAAATTATATAATGGTGTGATAGTGCCGTTGTGAGTTCCTGATGTACTGGGTGCTGTGCCTGTGCCGGTGTCAAAGACTGCTGCCTCACTTATATTGCCTCTAATCTCAAACAAATGAGAGCCTTCTCCGAGATCCATCGAATTATTCAGTTTCATATCAGTTCCATCTAACGTCAAAGAAACATCTGCCGGTATATTGGAAGAACTCCATGTCAAAGTCGATGTTTGTCCTTCAGGAACGCCTACGCTAAGATTCCAAGCTAGTTCATCCTTGTTTATCTCTGTTGCGTAAATATCATCCAATATTAATATGACCTTTCCTTGAATTGGGGTCTGCACAAAGGTATCAAATGCATCATAGCCGTTTGTTGCGTTGGGATGTATGCCAAAAGTGATAGGCTCTAACTGATTTGTTGCAGAGATGGTAAGATTCCATTCGTCGGTTATTGTCGCAGAAGTTATCGTTGGAACTACCTTTGCTTTCACCTCGGTTGAAACCGCTTCAACTGTAGTGACGGTTGTATCTGTAGTAACAAATACCCATGCGGACTTCCCGGGTTCTAGTATAGTAGTTTCTATGAAAGAAGGGGCAACCCATGTAACCGCTGGTCTCTCAGTGACTTGGTTGGATATGTCAGATATTGTCAGATTATCCGTTCCGACTGTTCCTACCATGTTCCAGCCCGCCCCTAAAATTAGAGTTGTATCGGTGATTGCCTCCCCAGTAACACTTATTGTGGTATCTGAGGGCGTGAATACCCAGTAGCCTGTTTTTGGCTCAATGCATGTGACCAGAACAAAGGAAGGAGACTCCCAGGTCACAACAGGCATCGTGTCCAGAGTAGAGATGCTTCCGAATATCGCATCCACTGAACAGTTATCAGGTATAATGGGCAATGAAACCATGTTCCATCCTGCTTTTAGGTCTATGCAGAATTCAATTCCTAATTCAGCCATTACTGTCAATTCATGACTGCCTTCACTAAGCTGCGAACCTGAAGATAAGACCTCAGCACCTTCAAAAATCGTTAGATTAACGCTAGAAGGAACGTTCCAAGATAAAGTGGTTGTTTGACCAGTTGGAACACCTACTGAAAAATTCCATGAAACCGTTTCATTATAACATCTGGTCTTCTTGATGCTCGTTGAATAAAGGTCGTCAAGAATCAGTATGACCTTCCCCTGAACTGGAGTCTGTGAAAAAACATCATATTCTGGGTCGTAGCCATCACTTGCATTTGGGTCCATTCCAACAACAACTGGATCTAATTGGTTAGTTGCTGAGATGGTCATGTTCCATGAGATGTTTGGTGGTAAAGTCAGCAGTACTACACTGCCTGAGATCTGCATCGTAGTGCTGCCGTATTTATATTCCACGATCACGTTATAGGTACCACTAGGAACCTCTCCTACAGGTCCGTTAATTGAAGTATCCCATGTGTAGCAGTATTCGTTGTCTATCACATCGACCCAAACGCTAAGTCCCAACTCGTCG
The genomic region above belongs to Methanocellales archaeon and contains:
- a CDS encoding shikimate kinase, coding for MTKGRASACGAGTIINAIATWNGSAFAIDLRTTAEVELSEGANSIRGEILGGDVDTTLIERCVKLVLDRFDYDGGARVRTSSEIPIARGLKSSSAAANATVLATLDALGEKMEPLETIRLGVQAAFDAGVTITGAFDDAAASYLGGIVATDNREQLLVKRVERESEVLVFVPESQAFTAETNVVRSRLIGPWVDIAYDLALGEEFEKAMTLNGFLYCSALGFDPEPMLCALEAGATGVSLSGTGPAFTAIVCIDDVDDVIKAWKRLKGKTIRTEIDNTGARVESC
- a CDS encoding chorismate mutase, giving the protein MLRDVREEIQKIDDQIIELIAHRTGLAEKILDAKKKENVEIDDEEQNKVVLKRAVEAATEHGMDVGAVKRIYEILIKMSIERQRELSGRGKLQPS